Genomic DNA from Gimesia aquarii:
TTCGCTTTCAGAAATAAACTGGTCTTTATATTCGATTTTCATTCGTATGTCGAGGTAATCCAACATGCAATATGATGCAAAAACGCCTGCTGAATACATGGAAATGCTGGATGATGATTGGCGGCGAGAAACACTTTCGAACCTCCGAGCAATCATACAATTAAAAGCCCCAATTTTTGATGAGGGGATCCAACATAAAATGCTGAGTTACGGTGATCGCAGAGGTCCTCTGTTTCATCTTAATGCACAGAAACATTATGTCAGCCTTTATGTAGGAGATGCGAAAAAAATCGACCCTGACGGTAGCTTGCTCGAAGGGATTGATGTGGGAAAAGGGTGCATCCGATTCAAAAAATCGGTGTCTCTCTCTGAGACGCGTATTGATGAATTTGTGGAGCGCGCGGTCGAATTGTGGAATCAAGGTGAAAACCTGGGATGTTAGTACAGAGTCTTAATAAGATCGAAATTCAGCAAGTATTTAATATTATTGACTTTAGAATGATCATGAGATGGCAAAACAGAAAGGGCTCTTAGTTCCAAAATCTACTAAGACGCCTTACAAAGAGCGTCAGTGCCCCGGTTGCCGACTTCGAATGCCTGCCAATACAGCGGCAGCCTATGACGGATATTACCACTGTTCTCCCGAGTGCTGGAGTATTTATAGCGAAGTTCTGGGAACTCAATTCAGTAACGCGATTATCTTTGGACAGATTCATCAGATGACGGTTGATGCCTATGCACTTCAGCATGCAGGTGGTTCCCATAAGAATAAGTCGATAACGATTCATCTTGCTGGTCTGCATGCAGCATACAATCTCGGAATACCTCAGACACAGATTCCCCGTTTACTTCAACGGCTTGCAAATCATATTCAACACTGGCCCTATTATGTACCTCCACAATCCACTGGTCCGTTGACAGCTTTCGATATTGCGCTGGCAAGTACGATGGAAGAACACATCTTGCGAGTCAAGAAGTGGGCCGATTTCGTTTGGGATGCCTGGTCGGATCACCATACAAAAATTGCGTCTCTCGTTTCGTCACATTTGCATTAGTGCAGATTCATAGAAATCAATCAGAGTCAGTTCTGTTAAATAGAATCAAAATTTAGAAATTACGTAGTCCTCTTATGAACTATAAAATTGTTTCATTAACAGAACGGTATGATTTATTTGAAACACAGGATAAAGTCTGTTGTGAAGTCTGGCCTGAATTTATGCTGCATAGTCCTGTCGCAGATGCTTATTGGATGCAATTTATCGAAGCATTTAAGGATTATCAATTATTAATGATGGAGAGAGATGATATCCTTGCGGTCATAAACACTGTTCCAATTCACTTTGATAAGAGTATGCATGAGCTTCCGGACGAAGGATGGGACTGGGGTGTCAAGAATTCGATTACCACATTTCAGGAGGGGCTCAAGCCGAATCTCTTGATGGGAGTGCAGATTGTTGTCAATAAAAATTATCAGGGGAAAGGTTTGAGCGCTCTCGCCGTAAAAGAAATGGCGAACTTAGCACGCAAAAAAGAATTCAACAATTTAATCATTGCGGTTCGGCCTAGCGACAAACATCATTATCCACTCATACAGATGGAAAATTATATTAAATGGCAAAATGAAAACAATTTACCATTTGATAACTGGCTGAGAGTGCACGCGAAAGCGGGGGGAGAAATCATTAAAACGTGCTCTAAGTCTATGACAATTCCAGGAACAATTTCCGAATGGAAAGCATGGACAAATTTGGATTTTCCCGGCTCGGGGTCCTTCATCATTCCGGGAGCACTCAATCCGGTATCCATTGATCTGGAAAAAGAGCAGGGACTCTATATCGAACCCAATGTATGGATACGTCATAAAATTTTTTAACTGAGTTACTACCTATTACAAAACGGGAGACGTCATGGAAGTTGATCATCTGGACCATCTGGTTTTAACCGTCAAAGATATCGAAGCCACAATTCAATTTTATGAATCAGTGATGGGAATGCAAAAAATCTCGTTTGGGGATGGACGATTTGCTCTGACATTTGGCAATCAGAAAATCAACCTGCACGAACTAGGTAACGAATTCGAACCCAAGGCCGGAAATGTAAAGGAAGGGAGTGCTGATCTCTGCTTTATCATCAATACCCCAGTTGAAGATGCCATCATGCATGTGCAAAGCCTAGATGTGAATATTATTGAAGGTCCTGTGACGCGTACCGGCGCGGTCGGGAAAATTGTCTCGGCCTACTTTCGCGATCCTGATGGGAATCTGATCGAAGTGTCGAATTATGAGGACTCTTAATTGTCTGCTGATTTATAATTTCGTGGTTTCCGGGCTCTTAGGATAGATGATAAGTGTTCAATTTCACCGAGAAATATTCATGAATTATGAAGCTAGAGAGTATGAGCGGATGGAATACATCGTTGCCGACTCTCATACATTCCTATTGAAGACTTGGCTACCGCTCTCCGCCCTCATCTTTTGGATTTTGATATTCAATTTGACCATGGTTCCTTTGGATTTGAAAAAAGTGGGGCTAGTAATTCTAGGAGTATGTTCAGGATTAGTTCTATATTTTTTATTCCGTTATTTTGTAGCAAGCTTTGCCGATAGTGTCTGGGTTGATGACAAAAGCATACTGTTTAAGGTTAACGGCAAAACAGAAAAAATCGCTCTGAGAACCATCGAAGAACTGAAAAGTTTCTATATTCCAATAAACTCTTGGTTCTTTAACAATCAGTACATCGTCAAATTCAAATATTCCGAGTCGATTGGAACAGATAAAACGATTTGTTTTTTTATTCGAACTCCTGTTAGAGGAGATAATTTCGGGCAATCTGCAGTAGGTTTATTAGTTGAAAGAATTAAGATATCTCATACTGAAGTTTCCAATGAGCGATAGATTGAACGATTAGAAACAAATCAATATTATTTCGATCATAAGTCCGATTTAAATAAAAGGTGTTTGGATTTGTTTGTCTTTTCCCAGTGAAGATTCGCCAAGATGCAAAACTACGATTTTTTCCATTCTGTTGTGTCTGTTTTTCTCTCGGTATTCTTATTATATATCTGGGGACGGTATTGGTATCTCGTTGTAAATGATGGGAAATTATTTGAGTTCAAAGGTTTCCCCAAAAGTGATGAGAAAACGATTTTGGGGGTGGGGATTGTTTTTATGACGATTCCAGTTATTGTTTTGATAATTCTTTATTTAAAACAAATGACTACAGGATTATGAATCTGTGTCGATGGTAGCAATAGTGCTATTTGTGCCATAAATCTAGTTACAAAACTTGTTAAACTCCCAAGAACCAATGAAACAGAGCGTTCGAACTTCTCGGATTTTTAATTTGTTCTCGGCTTTGCTCGCGTTTGTGCTGTGGGGTGGTTGGGCTTACTATATTAACTCAGCCAGTTCTGCAAAATCAGGAGTGGTCTCGGCGTTAACTCAGGGAACAGCCAGTTTTTTGATTACCTTATTTATGGTGCATGCAGTTACGTTTCTGTTTCACCAGTTTCGAAATCCGGTAACCAAGGTTTTATTGCCTGCCATTGTAGTGATCAGTTTTACCAGTCTGTGTTTGGTAAATTTGCATCTATTAATGGGAACTCCACGTGTGTTTTATACGATATTTCCCGCATTGACCGTCGCTTTTTCTTTTTGTTTCTACACGTCCTTTAAGTTACTCAAGATTCATCAGCAGAGAAATCAACAATATGAGTGATCTGAATGCCAGACGTCCACTCAAGGTGCGGGATGTCAAAATTGTGAATACGTTTGCGCGCTATTTAAGCGGCAAAAAAATTACTCCTAATCAAATTTCCGTCACCAGTGTTGTCTTCGCCGCGTTTTCTGCCGGTTGCTTTTTACTTTTTGCTCGATATCAGTATTGGTGGTTATTGATTCTGGCCGGTTTGTTTATTCAATGTCGATTACTCTGTAATCTATTTGATGGGATGGTTGCCGTTGAAGGTGGAAAGAGCACTAAATCGGGGGAATTGTTTAACGATATTCCCGACCGCGTGGCCGACCCTTTGATTTTGGTTTGTGCTGGCTACGCAATACATGTCGTCAGCTATGGTGGTGAGCTGGGCTGGTGTGCCGGTCTTTTGGCTGTGATGACAGCTTACATTCGGACTTTAAGTGCCAGTATTGGGGCTCCCGTTGATTTCAAAGGGCCGATGGCCAAACAACATCGTATGGCCGTGCTGACATTTGCCTGTATCTTTGCGGCATTGGAAATCGTGTTCCGGCAGACCGATTATACATTATTGATTGCTCTCACCTTAATTTCCCTCGGTTGTGTGATCACCTGCATTCGCCGAACGATTTCTGCCTATCGATTTCTGGAAGCATAACCATGTGGGATATTCCAAAACATTCGTTGTATGCAATGCTGTTTGTCTTGGGGTTACTGTTGATCGCAACAATCTGCCGCTTAATTCTTGCCCGAATCAAGGCTGAGAAAGATTTTACGGAATTACGACAACGCATTCAGTCCTGGTGGTGGATGATTGGTATTTTATTTGTCTGCTTGGTCGTAAGTCAAACAACGACGATTATTCTATTTGCCTTTATCAGTTTCCTGGCATTAAAAGAATTTTTCTCAATCGTACCGACACGGCAGGCAGATAGACGCGTTCTGTTTTGGGCATACCTTTCGATTCCGATTCAATATTATCTCGTCAGTATTGGCTGGTATGGAATGTTTATTGTCTTTATCCCGGTCTATATCTTTTTGTTGTTACCAATGAGAATGGTATTGATTGGAGAAACCAAGGGATTTATCCATTCCGCAGGTATCATTC
This window encodes:
- a CDS encoding VOC family protein yields the protein MEVDHLDHLVLTVKDIEATIQFYESVMGMQKISFGDGRFALTFGNQKINLHELGNEFEPKAGNVKEGSADLCFIINTPVEDAIMHVQSLDVNIIEGPVTRTGAVGKIVSAYFRDPDGNLIEVSNYEDS
- a CDS encoding GNAT family N-acetyltransferase, with translation MNYKIVSLTERYDLFETQDKVCCEVWPEFMLHSPVADAYWMQFIEAFKDYQLLMMERDDILAVINTVPIHFDKSMHELPDEGWDWGVKNSITTFQEGLKPNLLMGVQIVVNKNYQGKGLSALAVKEMANLARKKEFNNLIIAVRPSDKHHYPLIQMENYIKWQNENNLPFDNWLRVHAKAGGEIIKTCSKSMTIPGTISEWKAWTNLDFPGSGSFIIPGALNPVSIDLEKEQGLYIEPNVWIRHKIF
- a CDS encoding DUF5946 family protein; this translates as MAKQKGLLVPKSTKTPYKERQCPGCRLRMPANTAAAYDGYYHCSPECWSIYSEVLGTQFSNAIIFGQIHQMTVDAYALQHAGGSHKNKSITIHLAGLHAAYNLGIPQTQIPRLLQRLANHIQHWPYYVPPQSTGPLTAFDIALASTMEEHILRVKKWADFVWDAWSDHHTKIASLVSSHLH
- a CDS encoding CDP-alcohol phosphatidyltransferase family protein, with amino-acid sequence MSDLNARRPLKVRDVKIVNTFARYLSGKKITPNQISVTSVVFAAFSAGCFLLFARYQYWWLLILAGLFIQCRLLCNLFDGMVAVEGGKSTKSGELFNDIPDRVADPLILVCAGYAIHVVSYGGELGWCAGLLAVMTAYIRTLSASIGAPVDFKGPMAKQHRMAVLTFACIFAALEIVFRQTDYTLLIALTLISLGCVITCIRRTISAYRFLEA
- a CDS encoding iron chaperone, with the protein product MQYDAKTPAEYMEMLDDDWRRETLSNLRAIIQLKAPIFDEGIQHKMLSYGDRRGPLFHLNAQKHYVSLYVGDAKKIDPDGSLLEGIDVGKGCIRFKKSVSLSETRIDEFVERAVELWNQGENLGC